A window of Emcibacter nanhaiensis genomic DNA:
CACCATATCTGGCGTAAATTCATTTATAACTGGGAGTAAGGCTTTTCCGGTTCCGTCAGTTTTTCCAACCACACGCGGATGCCTGCCCGTCCTGTTGTAAAGAGCAGATTTTAACTGATCCTCTACAATAGGGGCCTTCTCCTCAACAACAATGATTTCCTCGGCATCCCTTGCAAAAGATACAAGGGGTTCCGTCGCCAGGGGCCAGCTCATAGCAACTTTGTAAATAGCAATTCCCATTTCGGCAACCTTTGCTACTCCCAGCCCCATATCCTCAAACGCCTGCATCAGGTCCTGATGGGCCTTGCCGACGGTGACAATGACAAAACGGGGCTTCTGTGGCGCCATCACAGGATGATCAAGTCTGTTTGCAACGGCCCATGCCATAGCTGCAGGCAGGCGTTCCTCATGCATGCGACGCTCGTATTCTACTCTTTCCGCCGGCCAGTTTACAGCAGGGTCCCAACCGAACCCCCGATTGGGAACGGCAATATCCGGCAGATCAAAATCCGGAAAAAGATCTGGCAGGTCAAAAGAGGCAGCGCTTTCCACTACCTCCGCAATGGTTTTCATTGATATCCAGAGCCCGGAATAGCGGGAGAGCGCAATCCCGGCAAGACCCAGGGTGAGAATTTCAGGCACGTTTGAGGGCTGCAGTACCGGCATCAGCACAGACTGGAAAATACCGTCTGTCTGGTGCGGGAACATGGAAGACTGCGCCGCGTGATCATCGCCACCGACAGCCAGGACACCGCCGAGTGCTGAGGTGCCAAGCGTATTCGCATTGCGGAATACGTCACCGGTACGATCAACACCATTGCCCTTGCCGTACCATATGCCGAAAACACCATCCACATCCGAAGAGCCATAGGCCTTGTGCATCTGTGCCCCCCAAAGGGCTGTCGCAGCAAGATCTTCATTCAGACCCGGTTGAAACACAATATCATGATCCTTCAGGTAGGCTTCCGCCCGCCACAGCTGCTGGTCATACGCACCGAGGGGTGAACCACGGTAGCCGGTTAACAGCCCGGCCGTTTTTAGTCCACGCTTTCTATCCAGATTCCTTTGCGCCATCGGCAGGCGCACCAGCGCCTGAATGCCGGTCATAAACGTCCTGCCAGCGGCAGTTCCATACATTTCGTCCAGATATTCGTTTTTCTTGCTCATACGTCTTGAGTCCACAGTCATTAATATTGCCTGTGAACATACAGCTAATTCGTTGGCAAGTGTTGCCATATTGACCTTACGCAAAACCTATATATAGTATTTATGAACCAATATTTATTTATTTATTAGACATAATTACTACCATGAAGAAGCTTGATGCTATTGACCGGAAGATCCTGGATATCCTGACCCATGAAGGTCGCATATCTTGGCGCGACCTGGCGGACAAGATTTCCCTTTCCCTAACCCCGACGTTACGCCGAGTGCGGCAAATGGAGGAAGACGGCATTATCACCGGCTACAGGGCGGAACTGAATGACAGCCTGTTCCGGGGCTCAATGGGCGTAATGATCTCTATTACACTGGACCGACAAGTTGACGAGGTGCTTCATGTTTTTGAGCAGGCCGTATCAGATATTCCCGAAGTGGTCGATGGTCATTTGATGAGCGGCAAGGCTGATTATATGTTGCATGCCTATGTGAATGATTTGGACCATTACCGGGAGTTGCTTTCGGTTCTGACAAAACTCAAGGGCATCGCTCATATTGAATCAAGTTTTGTCCTTAATACATTCAAGCTTCAAAGCAAGCCGGTGCTGACAGTGGAAATATAGCATTCTGCCCTGTGAACAAGTGCTAAATAAAACCGTTCATGAGCTGCGCCACTCCCAACCCGTTCGAAATTATATCGAAACTTTAAGCTATAGTTTGCATCTATGGTCAGTATTAAAATGTAAGGCGCTTCTTAGACACAGCCCTGTTCTAGGACCCTGCGCTTAGCTTTTTGTCAGCCAGGCAAGCCGTTCCGCATTGGCGGGTGTATATTCATTCTGGTGTTCGTCCGCGTGAGGGACGACAAATCCCTGGAGTCCCAGGTCCCGCAACTGCTGCCTGAGAGCCAGCAAACGCCCTTTTGTCATACCCTGTCCCCAATTTACTGGTTAGAATCGTTCCAAGAAGACCTATTAAGAACATTGTCGATGGCTTCTGTCAATGCCGAGATTTCCGCGGACTCGATACTGAGGGCCGGCGTGACGTAAATGACATCGCCAAGAGGTCGGATCCAGACGCCTTCCCGGACAAATTCCTCACGCAATTTTGCGGTATCCTCGATCCTTTCCAGCTGGATCACCGCCACCGCACCCTTGACCCGCACATCCACCACACCGGGCTTGTCGCGGAACTGGGCAAAGCTCTGGGTCAGATGCCCCTCGATCTTTTTCACCCGGTCCAGCACATCCTCTTCCTCGAAAATATCCAGCGAGGCATTGGCCGCGGCACAGGCCAGCGGATTGGCCATATAGGTGGGGCCGTGCATGAACGCCTTTTCCGGGTCATCAGACAGAAACGCCTCATAGACCCGATCGGTGGCCACTGTCGCCGCCATGGCCACCGTGCCCGCCGTCAGCGCCTTGCCGAGGCAGATAATGTCGGGCACCACCTCC
This region includes:
- a CDS encoding Lrp/AsnC family transcriptional regulator → MKKLDAIDRKILDILTHEGRISWRDLADKISLSLTPTLRRVRQMEEDGIITGYRAELNDSLFRGSMGVMISITLDRQVDEVLHVFEQAVSDIPEVVDGHLMSGKADYMLHAYVNDLDHYRELLSVLTKLKGIAHIESSFVLNTFKLQSKPVLTVEI